The following are encoded in a window of Castanea sativa cultivar Marrone di Chiusa Pesio chromosome 9, ASM4071231v1 genomic DNA:
- the LOC142609419 gene encoding pentatricopeptide repeat-containing protein At2g20710, mitochondrial-like: MKLPRITTTFLNLGTRFGLRSSQPQGQGVSLYYSTAPTLTKPRDSLGSLYRRISPFGDPKVSIVPILDQWISEGHTVSKPPLLAIIKELRRFKRYTHALEVSVWMTDKRYFDVSFRDVAIRLDLIAKVHGIEEAEKYFNNIPIKLRGIEVYSALLNCYAYVRVRDVEKAEAVMQKMRDLGLDRTPLTFNVLLNLYYQTGNHEKLDALMHEMEEKGIKFDAFTYGIRLSAYAATSDVEGIDKVLQEMESNPENVLNWTIYAVAANGYKKAGIEEKALEMLKKAEGLVNSTRRSKAFEFLLTQYASIGKKDEVIRLWELYKKKEKIYNRGYISVLTSLIRLDDIESAEEIFEDWEARELTYDIRIPNFLIGYYCRKGLLEKAETLVNRVILKGEKPDAKSYNHLATGYILINQLEKAVEAMNEAISACRPRWKPRQENFAACLEYLKGKGDVEGAVEFLELLRTKDVISVDARDRLLKSINDSESSSHALNVLEEGGVAENGKTTDFLEPEEDSINYKPSSSNLDTDSENF, translated from the exons atgaaGCTTCCTCGAATCACTACTACGTTTCTAAACTTGGGCACTCGTTTCGGCCTCCGAAGCTCACAGCCACAGGGGCAAGGCGTTTCGCTCTACTACTCAACCGCGCCAACCCTAACAAAACCCCGGGACTCACTGGGCAGTCTCTACCGTCGGATTTCGCCGTTCGGAGATCCAAAGGTCTCGATCGTCCCCATTCTCGACCAATGGATCAGCGAAGGCCATACCGTCAGCAAACCACCCCTACTTGCCATTATCAAGGAGCTCCGACGCTTCAAACGATATACGCACGCTCTCGAG GTATCTGTGTGGATGACTGATAAAAGGTACTTTGACGTTTCATTCCGTGATGTTGCCATCCGTCTGGATTTGATTGCAAAAGTTCATGGGATAGAAGAAGCTGagaaatattttaataacattCCCATAAAATTAAGAGGTATTGAGGTTTATAGTGCTCTTCTCAACTGTTATGCATATGTCCGTGTGAGGGATGTGGAGAAAGCAGAGGCCGTTATGCAGAAGATGAGGGATTTGGGGTTGGATAGGACACCGTTGACTTTCAATGTTTTGCTTAATCTCTATTATCAGACTGGAAATCACGAGAAGCTGGACGCTCTTATGCACGAAATGGAAGAGAAGGGCATCAAATTTGATGCatttacatatggtatcaggcTCAGCGCATATGCAGCCACTTCTGATGTTGAGGGAATTGACAAGGTTCTCCAAGAGATGGAGTCCAATCCTGAAAACGTTTTGAATTGGACAATTTATGCTGTTGCAGCAAATGGGTACAAAAAAGCCGGGATTGAGGAAAAGGCTTTGGAAATGCTTAAGAAAGCGGAGGGGTTGGTAAATTCCACAAGGAGGAGTAAAGCATTTGAATTCCTTCTCACTCAATACGCATCAATAGGCAAGAAAGATGAAGTGATAAGACTTTGGGAGTTATacaagaagaaggagaagataTATAATAGGGGCTATATTTCTGTCCTAACCTCACTGATAAGGCTTGATGACATTGAAAGTGCTGAAGAGATTTTTGAGGACTGGGAAGCCAGAGAACTAACTTATGATATCCGGATTCCTAACTTTCTAATTGGTTATTATTGCAGAAAAGGTCTTTTGGAGAAGGCTGAAACCCTTGTGAATCGGGTAATACTGAAAGGGGAAAAGCCTGATGCGAAGTCTTATAATCATCTGGCCACTGGGTATATTCTGATTAATCAACTGGAAAAAGCAGTAGAAGCAATGAATGAAGCAATTTCGGCCTGTAGACCTAGGTGGAAGCCAAGACAGGAAAATTTTGCTGCCTGTTTGGAGTACTTGAAAGGGAAAGGAGATGTGGAGGGAGCAGTGGAATTCCTTGAATTGCTCAGGACTAAGGATGTTATCTCTGTGGATGCTCGTGATAGATTGTTGAAATCTATCAATGACAGCGAATCAAGCTCGCATGCTCTCAATGTGTTGGAAGAGGGTGGTGTTGCTGAAAATGGAAAAACAACTGATTTTTTGGAGCCCGAGGAGGACAGCATCAATTATAAACCAAGTAGTAGCAACTTGGATACAGATTCagagaatttttga